CCGAGCGTGCGCATGATGTCGGGCGTGGGGCCGACGAAGATCACGCCGTCGCGGTTGCAGGCCTCGACGAAATCGGGATTCTCGGAAAGAAAACCGTAGCCGGGATGAATGGCATCCGCCTTCGCTTCGGCGGCGATGCGCAGAATGTCCTCGATGTCGAGGTAGGCATCGACCGGCGCCTTGCCGCGCCCCACCAGGTACGCCTCGTCGGCCTTGGTCCGATGCAGCGAGAAGCGGTCTTCCTGCGAGTAGATCGCGATGGTGCGGATGCCCAATTCGTTGGCGGCACGCATGACGCGAATCGCGATTTCACCGCGATTGGCGACCAGCAGGCTGCGGATGCGAGTCAGCATGAATGGCTTCTTCTAATATGATTCCCCGGACGCGGAATCTTATCGAAATTGCCAGGCCAATCCGCCGTCAATTTCGGTGCTGGTGACGCTCGCATGCACTTGGGTTGTGCGGATTCGAGGAGAAGGCATGTTCGCAATCGCAATTCACGGTGGCGCCGGCGTGTTGGCGCGCGGCGATCTACGCGCGGAGCAGGAACGCGAGTACCTGGCCGGTCTCGAGGCCGCACTCGACGCGGGTTATGGCCTTCTCGAAAGGGGCGGTTCGAGCCTCGATGCGGCGATCGCGGCAGTCTGCATGCTCGAAGACGATCCGTTGTTCAACGCGGGACGTGGCGCGGTGCTGAATCGCGATGGCGTGGCCGAGCTAGATGCCTCGGTCATGGACGGCAGGACCTTGGGCGCCGGGGCGGTCACCGGCCTCAGGCACGTGAAGAATCCCATCGAACTGGCGCGGCTGGTGATGGACAAGTCGCCGCACGTGATGCTGGTTGGCGAAGGCGCCGAAGATTTCGCGCGCTCGCAGGCGGTCGAACTGGTTTCCAACGAATACTTCCGCACGCCGGTGCGCCAGGAGCAATTGCAGCGGCTGCTCGGCGGAATCGTCACGCGCGAGAACGAACTCGCGGCCTTCGGCACCGTGGGCGCCGTGGCAGTGGATGACAAGGGAAATCTCGCCGCGGCCACATCCACCGGCGGCATGACGGGCAAACGCTGGGGCCGGGTCGGCGATTCGCCCGTGATCGGCGCGGGGACTTATGCAAACAATGCCAGCTGCGCGGTTTCGGCTACGGGCCACGGCGAATACTTCATCCGCAGCGTGCTGGCCCACGACATCAGCGCGCAGGTGGAATACCTGAAAGCGCCTTTACAGACCGCGGTCGACAACGTGCTTGGAAAGATGGCGGCGCTCGGCGGCAACGGCGGCGTCATCGCGATCGACACTCGCGGCAAGATCGTGCTCGAGTTCAACAGCGAGGGAATGTTCCGCGGCCGGCGCAGCTCGGACGGCGTTCGCGAGGTCGCGATCTACCGTCAGCAGACTAGTTAGGCCGTGGAGACTTCGCGCAGCGGCAGCACCGCGGTCGCGGCCGGATCTGCCTTGTTGGCGCCATGTTCGACGCCCACGAAACGATCGCGGCCCTGGTGTTTGGCGGCGTACAGCGCCTGGTCCGCCAACGCGACGGCGGCATCGTGTGTGGCCACTCGATAGGCATCCACCGACACCACGCCGACGCTCACCGTGACGTAGGGCTGCGCAACGGAACCGGCGTGCGGAATCCGCAGCTCGCGCACCGCCGTGAGCAGCCCGCGCGCGATGCTTTCACCATAGGCTTTATCGGCGCCGTACAACACGGCCACGAGCTCCTCGCCGCCGTAACGCGCGACGAAATCGAGCGGCCGGCGGCGCGCGGCATCGCGCAACGCGCTCGACACCCGGCGCAGGCAATCGTCGCCGGCGATGTGGCCGTATTTGTCGTTGTAGGCCTTGAAGCAATCGAGGTCGATCATGATGACCGCGACCGTCTGGCGATCGCGCTGCGCCTGTTGCCAGACGCGGCGGATCTGGTCTTCGAAGGCGGCGCGATTGAGCAACGCGGTGAGGCCGTCGTGAGTCGCGACCTCGGTGAGCTGCCGGTGTTCGAGGAAGGCGGTGCGATTTGCGTGTTCGAGCGCGTAAGAACCGGCGCAGCCGACCAGGTTCGCGGTGAACAGCGTAAACATCAGGTAAGTGGCCGTGGCGGTCGGCATGGTGCCGGCGAGAAACGCGATCACCAGCGCCGCGAACACGATCAGGTTGGCGCGGATGGCGGCGCGCAGCCCCAGACCGATCATGAAGTAGAAGAAGAACGACGCCAGCAGCAGCCGGCCGCCGACCAGTGGCACTTCGCCGGCTGGCGAGAACGCGGACATGATCACGGTGCCGATGCCAAACAGCGGCGCGATGATCGTGATGCCGAGCTCGTACCAGCGATCGTAGAAACGCTGGGTTGTGAACACCAGCATGAGGACGACGGCGGGCACATGCATGCCGAAGCGGACCAGATTGGTGATGCGCGAGTGCTCGGAGGAGAGCACGAAGTGATCGAGGATCGCGAAACCTACGACGGTGCAGGCCGACACGATGATCGCGATGCGGTTCCAGCCGTGCAGGCGCTTGCGATGCCCGGTCTGGTATTCACTTTCGAGCGGTTCGGGAAAACGCAGGAAACGAAAACCCGTCGCGAGCAGACGCGCCGCGTCCGAAGTACTTGGCGACGATATTTTCGTGGGCGCCATACGTCCTGACCCTGTGGATCTCGCTGATCGAGAGGAGCTTTGTATGTGTTCGGCGGCTGGCGTGCAACTGCCGCGAGAGGCGCGATTAACGCGGCGCGGAATCCAGCGGATGGGGACGGGAATGTGTCTTCACGCGCGTGCGCCAGACTTCGTACGGGCTCCAGGCCTGCTTGCGCACCGGAGTCGCGATCTCACGCTGAACGGCGGGCGAGATCCCATCTTCGTTTGCTGCGTTCGAGTTACCCAAGTCGAGCAGGTCCTGCTCGCTCTGATTCTTGGTTTTCATTATCCGTCCCTGAAGCTGTGGACCTTTCGGTCTTCTGGCGGGGATTCTAATCCGCCGATTGTTAAAGGATAGGCTCCGAGAACAAGATTTCGCACATATGTCAAGACTTAGACTTGCGTCACAGTTTTATCCCGCCGAGTACTCGGCCAGGTACTGGGCAAAAGACATCCGATCTGAAGCCTCGATGTGCGATTGCGCCCTTAGGGACTCATCAGCTTCGGCCCTGAATTCGGCCTGGCGCTCGACATTCGGCGCGTGCAGCGCCAGGAAATACTCCTTGTGGAGCTTCGACATGCGCAAGGCGAGGTCGAAGAACGACTCGCCGGTGCTCTCGAGCTCGCTCAGCATCCGGGCGGAAGGCGTCAAAGCGACGTTCTCGATCTTCGCCGCCTGGACCGCCAGCGCCGCCGAATAGGGCTTGGCCGCATCGCCCCGATCGAAGATCTCGGCGATGCCCTGCATCGAATCGAGCAGCTCGCGCGCCCACGACTGCATCGATGCGGGCCGCCCATCGCGCGTCAGCGTGAGCCCGGGCTCGCGGCCGCGGCGCGCGACCGTCACGTGGTTCGCATCGAGCGTGTCCTGCTCTGACACCTCGATCGGCGGCGAATCCTTCATCAGGCACAGCGCCAGGAACACTTCGAGGAAACGCAGCTTGTTCTGGTTGACCCCGACCGGGTCGAACGCGCTCACGTCGAGCGCCCGCACCTCGACGTATTCCACACCGGCGCGCAGCAGCGCCTTGGTCGGGCGCTCGCCCGAGCGAGCCACGCGTTTGGGACGGATGAAGCTGTAGTACTCGTTCTCGATCTGCAGGATGTTGGCGTTGAGCTGCCGGTATTCGCCGTTCACCTCGACACCTAACTTCTCGTACGGCGCATGCGGCGTGCTGATGGCACGCGACAGGTCGCGAACGTATTCGTCCAGGCTGTTGACCGAGACCGACAGGCCCGCCTGGTTGCGGTTTCGATAACCGAGATCGCTCATGCGCAGCGAGGTGGCGTACGGCTCGTACGAAGTGTCCTTCGACAGGCGCGGCAATGTCACGTTGCGGCCGCGCAGGAAGGAGTTGCACACCACCGGCGATACGCCGAACAGATAGAGCACGAGCCAGCCGTGGCGGCGGTAGTTGCGCAGCAGGTGGAAATAACGCTCGGAGATGAATGCCTGCCCGCGCATCCGCGACTGCACGACGTCGGCCCACGGGTCCCACATCTTCTCGGGGAACGAGTAGTTGTAGTGCACGCCGGAGATGGCCTGCATGATGCGGCCGTAGCGCACGCCCAGGCCCTCGCGGTAAACGGTTTTCATGCGCCCGATGTTCGACTTGCCGAACTGCGCGATGGGGATGCTGGCATCGCCGTCGAGAATCGACGGCATCGAGGTGGCCCACAACAGCTCGTCACCGAGATGTTGATAGACGAACTGATGCAGGTCGAGCAGGTACTGCAGCAACTCCCAGCTGGTGCGGAAGGTGGGCGTCACCAGCTCGATCAGCGCCTCGGAGTAGTCCGTGGTGATGTGTTCGTTGGTTAACGCGCTGCCGAGCGCCGCCGGATGCGGTGTCTGCGCGATGTGGCCGTCGGGCGTGACGCGCAGGGATTCCTTTTCGAGACCCTTGCGGCCGCCCTGAATGATCTGCGGCTCGCCGCTGTTGATGAGCGCCGCGAGCGTCTGTTCGAACTGTCGGTCGATGGCGGCTCTCATGAAGGGGCGGCATCTTGCCGGTACCCGGTGAGGTTGCGCAATCGGTCAATGGGGAGAGGCGCTCTCGCGGGTATTCCGGACCTGTTCGGCCTCACAACGTTTGCGCAGGTCGGTCAGCATCTGGGGCATTTCGCGTTTGAAGGTCGAGCGTGCCAGCCAGTTCGGAATGAAGGCGGGTGGATCGATGTAGGCGCGATAACGCAGCAGGGTGCGCTGCCCGGTCTCATCCGGCTCGAACTGCCAGACACCTTCGTTGGCCTTGAAGTCGCCGTGGACCTGACGGAATTCGATGCTGCGGTCGGGGACGAGGTCGGCGCGAAAGACATATTTCACGCGCGGGGAGTACCAGCCGAAATCGACCTCGTGCTCGATGAGCATCCAGCTGCCATCCGCCGCCTGCTCGCGCAGCCGGCAGACACGCAGGTGCGGCACGTACTGCAGGGCGTCCGCACATCGCGTCATCATCCCGAACACCACGGCAGGCGCGGCATCGATCATGACGGCCGCGCGCACCGTGCCCTTGCGTTGCCCGGAATCGAGATTAGCGCGAATGACTATTTGCCGGGCTGCGAGACGCTGCGTTTCAGCGGCGGTCAGCTCGAAATCGGCGCCCCAGGCGCTCGCAGCGGTGGCGAGTGCCAGAACCAGGCCTGCCGCAGTCCATCGCTTCGCCGTACCCATGAAGAGTGAGTGCCGCCTGCCGCCGGAAAAGTTCGTTATGTCGCGGCCATCGTAGCAGCGGACGTTCGTTCATTGTCCGTTAAGCGAAATGGGCATATTTTCGTGGCATGAAACGCGCCGCGCTGCTCATCGTCCTTGGGTTCCTGGCCACTTCCCCGGCGTTCGCGTTCCGTTGCGGCACGAAGATCGTGAGCGAGGGCGACACGCGCGGTGAGGTCGCCGCGAAATGCGGCGAGCCCGACGACGTGATCACGCAACGCAGCGTATTCCGCCGGCCGGTGATCTGGACGCAGGGGCGGCCGTACTACATCGGCGAAGATTTCATCGAGATTCCCGTCGAGGCCTGGGTGTACAACCTCGGGCCTAACAAGCTCATGCAACGCGTGCGCTTCGAGGGCGGCGTCGTGGTCGAGATCGAGTCGCTCGGCTACGGCTACAACAAGTAGCGGTGCCGGGAAGGGGGTTCGGGGGTTCGCGGCTGTTTGCATTCGCCTTGCGCTTGCGCCCGGCGAACCCCCGAACCCCCTTCCCGGCACCCCTCATTTGACCGCGCGCGGTTTGCCTTTCGAGGCGATCCAGCGGTCGATCTTCGCGGTCAGCACATCCATCGGCACGGCGCCGTCGCGCAGCACCTGGCTGTGGAATTCGCGCACGTCGAAATCGGCGCCTAACTGCTGCGCGGCGCGCGCGCGCAACGCACTGATGTGGAGCTGGCCCAACTTGTATCCGAGCGCCTGGCCGGGCCACACGATGTAGCGCTCGACTTCGGCGGTGACGTCGCTTTCGGTGAGCGTGGAATTCTCGAGCATGTAGTCGATGGCCTGCTGGCGGGTCCAGCCCTTCGCGTGCAGCCCGGTGTCGACCACCAACCGCATCGCGCGCAGCATTTCATCCGACAACCGGCCGTACCATTGATAGGGATCCGTGAACACGCCGAGCTCCTTGCCGAGGGATTCGGCATACAGCGCCCAGCCTTCCGAATACGACACGTAGCCATTGAAGCGGCGGAAACGCGGCAGGCCGGTCAACTCCTGCTGGATGGAGATCTGGAAATGATGGCCGGGCGAGGCTTCGTGCAACGACAGGGTCTCGATGCCGAAACGCGGCTGTGCCTTCAGGTTGAACGTGTTGATGTAGAAAATACCGGGCCGCTTGCCGTCGGCCGAGGGCGCCTGGTACGAGCCGCCGGCGGCGGATGCGGCGCGAAACGCCTCGACCGGCCGGATCTGGTAGTCCGCCTGCGGAAAATCCGCGAACAGCTTCGGCAGCAGCCCGTCGACGCGGCGCTTGACTTCCTGATAGGCGCCTAACAACTCCGCTTCGCTGCCGAAGTAGAACTGCGGATCTTCCTCGAGGTACTTGAAGAATGCGGCCAGATCGCCGTTGAAACCCACCTGCTCCTTCACCGCGAGCATCTCGCCGCGGATACGGGCCACTTCGGCGAGCCCGAGCGCGTGGATCTGCTCGGGCGGCATGTCCATGGTGGTCGCGCGGCGGATGCGCCAGCGATACCAGTTCGCGCCGTCGGGCAGGTCGGACCAGCCCACCGTCGCGCGCGCCGCGGGTAGATAGTCACGTTCGATGAAATCGGCGAGCCGCGCGTAGGCGGGCAGGATTTCGGCCGCGAGGGCGCGCCGGTATTCCGCGACGATGCGGCCGCGATCCCGCGCGCCGATCGCCGCGGGCAGGTCCGCGAGCGGCCGCCAGAAGACGCTGTCTTCGACTTTCGCAGTGACGATCTCGCGCAGCTGCGGCACCACCTTGGCCATCGCCGGACGCGGCAATGTGATGCCGCGCGAAATGCCATTGCGCATCATGGCGATGGCACCATCCACCCAGCGCGGAAACTGCCGCAGGCGCGTGAGGAAGCGGTCGTAGTCGCGCGCGTCCTTGAAAGGCTGCGGCCCGCTGCCGGAGCCGTACACCGCAAGATCGATGGGCAGCGAGCTCATCTGGTTGAGCGGCAGCAGCTCTTCAGGGTATTTCTGGCCTTCGAGCGCGAGCTCGCGTTCGCCGGTGAAGATTTCCCAGGTGATGCGCGCGCCGGGCGAAAGTTTTGCCGCGTCGATGAGCCGCGCGCGATCGAGATAGGCGCGATCGTTCGCGAGCAGCCGCTCGCGAAAACCCGCGGTAGTGGTTTCGTCGAGACGGTCGTCGAAGCGCGGATCGCCGATCGAAGTGGCATCCATCGGCGACAGCTCGAGCGAACGATCGAAGTATTCCTCGACCAGCGCGTTCAGCGCGGCATCGGGTGAGACGGATCGCGGCGCGCTGGCGCAGGCGCCGAGCTGCGCCGCTGCTAACAAGACGAGGTACTTGCGCATGGTGGCCGATGGTAGCAGGCCGGTATCGCTTGACTGCTCATCGAATCCCGGCAATCGCGCTGGAATGCGCCGGGTACTCGACGAAGCGCAAGGCCATGACGATGAGGCGCCGCGGTTCTTCGCGGCGCGCCCGCCGCGTGGCATCCTAGCCGCCGCCTTTCCGCGGGAGTCGCACCATGCTGGTCGGATCAAACGTTCGCCGTGTCGCCGTCGTCGGCGGCATGCGCATCCCCTTCGCGCGCGGCCATGGCGCCTATTCGCGCGTCGGCAACCAGGACATGTACACCGCGGTGCTGCAGGCGCTGGTGGCGAAGTTCCGCATCGCAGGCGAACGCCTGGGCGACGTCACGGGCGGGGCGGTGCTCAAGCACTCCAAGGACTTCAACCTGGTGCGCGAGTGTGTGTTGTCGTCGGGGCTCGATCCCGCCACGCCAGGGCTCGACATGCAGCGCGCCTGCGGTACAGGCCTCGATGCCACGATCTCGGTGGCGATGAAGATCGCGCTCGGACAGATGGACTCCGGCATCGCCGGCGGCTTCGATACGGTCAGCGATCCACCCGTCGTCTATTCGCGCGAATACCAGCAACTGCTGCTGCGCGCATTTCGCGGGCGCAGCGCGTGGCAGAAGATCAAGCCGTTCTTCGGTCTGCGGCCGCGGCACTTCAAACCGGTGATGCCGGGCGTGCTGGAACCGCGCACCGGGCTTTCGATGGGCGAACACTGCGAGCAGATGGCGAAGACCTGGAAGATCTCGCGCGCCGACCAGGATGCGCTCGCGAATCTCTCGCACGTCAACGCCGGCGCCGCCTGGGCGCGCGGCTTTTTCAGCGACCTGGTGGTGAGCGAGTACCAGGGCCTGAAGATCGACAACAATGTGCGCGCGGACAGCACGCTCGAGAAGTTAGCCACGCTCAAGCCGGTGTTCGACCGGCGCAGCGGCCAGGGCACGCTGACCGCGGGCAATTCCACGCCGCTCACCGACGGCGCCTCGGCGGTGTTGCTCGCCAGCGAAGATTGGGCGCGCGCGCGCAACCTGCCGGTGCTCGCGTACTTCAGCTACAGCAAGCAGTGGGCGGTGGACTACGTGACCGGCAAGGAGGGGCTGCTGATGGCGCCCGCTTACGCCGTGCCCTCGATGCTCAAGGACGCCGGTCTCACGCTGCAGGATTTCGATTTCTACGAGATCCACGAGGCCTTCGCGGCGCAGGTGTTGTGCACGCTCAAGGCGTGGGAATCGCCCGAATACTGCAAGGAACGCCTCGGGCTCGACCGGCCGCTTGGCAGCATCGACCGTTCGAAACTCAACGTGAACGGCTCGAGCGTGGCGATCGGCCATCCGTTCGCGGCCACCGGCACGCGTATCGTCGCCTCGCTGGCCAAACAGTTGGCGGAGTCCCCGACCGCCAGACGCGGCCTGATTTCCCTGTGCACCGCCGGCGGCATGGGCGTAGTCGCGATCCTCGAGAAGGCCTAAGTCGGTGCCGGGTGAGACTTGCGGGAATTCTTTCGAATTCCCGCAAGTCTCACCCGGCACCGACTTAGGCCCTTCCAATTGGTTTCAGATGAAACTAAATTGACCGCCCGCACGCGCGAGGTGGTTCATGAAGCGCTACGTCCAGTTCCCCAAGGTTGAAGGCCAGGCCTCCCGGCAGGCGCATGCCGACTTGCCGGCGGGCACGTACGAGCGCGAGATCAGCAAGGAAGGGTTCTTCGGCCCGGCCGCGCACCTATATCACCGCCATCCTCCGACCGGCTGGACGAATTTCGAAGGGCCGCTGCGGCCCCACGCCTTCGACTGCACGAAACTCACAGGCGACGCGCCCTCGCCATGGTCCGCGCCGGAGCTGCTGCACAACGCCTCCATCCGCCTGCGCTTCTGGCGTTGCGAGCGGAACATGCCGGCGCTCGCTCGAAACGCCGACGGCGATGAGCTGCTGTTCGTACATTCCGGTCGCGGCGAATTCTTCTGCGACTACGGCCATCTTTCCTTCGAAGCCGGCGACTATCTGCTGATTCCACGCGGCACGATGTGGCGCGTCGAATGCGCCGAGCCACTGCGCGCGCTGCTGATCGAAGCCACCAACAACTCGTTCCGCCTGCCTGACAAGGGGCTGGTCGGCCCGCACGCCATCTTCGATGCCGCCATGCTCGACACGCCGCGTATCGACGAGCTCTTCAAGGACAGCCAGGGCGAAACGGAATGGCGCGTGCAGGTGAAGCGCCGCAACGCCATCTCCACCGTCACCTATCCATTCAATCCGCTCGATGCGGTGGGCTGGCATGGCGACCTGTGCGTCGCGCGCATCAACGTGCGCGATCTGCGGCCGCTCATGAGCCATCGTTATCACCTGCCACCCTCGGCGCACACCACCTTCGTCGCCGATCGATTCGTCGTCTGCACGTTCGTGCCGCGGCCCTTCGAATCGGATCCGGGCGCCATGAAAGTGCCGTTCTTCCACAACAACGACGACTACGACGAAGTCATTTTCTACCACGCGGGCAATTTCTTCAGCCGCGACAACATCCACCCCGGAATGATCACGATGCATCCGGGCGGCTTCACGCACGGCCCGCATCCAAAGGCGCTGAAGAACGTGTTCAACCAGGCCAAGCCGGCGACCGACGAATACGCCGTGATGATCGACACGCGCGACGCACTCGAGATCGCTCCCGCCGCGGCGCAGATCGAATGGCCTGCCTACGTCGACAGCTGGAAGTCCGCCACGTGAAACTCGCCAGCCTGAGGCACGGCGGCCGCGACGGCCGCCTGGTGGTAGTTAGCCGCGATCTCACGCGCTGCCTGCCGGTGCCGGGCATCGCGCCGACGCTGCAGGCGGCGCTCGACGACTGGCAGGCGCTGGCGCCGCGGCTCGCGGCCCGCGCCGCGGTGCTCGAATCGCAGCCCGGCAACGCCGACGTCATGCCGTTCGACCCGGCGCAATGCGCGGCCCCGCTGCCGCGCGCCTATCACTGGGTCGACGGCAGTGCGTACGTCAATCACGTGGAGCTGGTGCGCAAGGCGCGTGGCGCGGAGATGCCGGCCACCTTCTGGACCGACCCGCTGGTCTACCAGGGCGGTTCCGACGACTTGTTAGGCGCGCGCGACGACGTGCCGTTCGGCGACGCCGCCTGGGGCATCGACCTCGAAGCCGAGATCGCTGTCATCACCGACGACGTGCCCATGGGAACGGACGCCCGCGCCGCCGCGAGCCACATCAAGCTGCTCGCGCTGGTGAACGACTGGTCGTTGCGCAACCTGATCCCCGGTGAACTTGCCAAGGGCTTCGGCTTCTACCAGTCCAAACCCGCGACAGCGTTTTCCCCGGTAGCGGTGACACCCGATGAACTCGGCGACGCGTGGAAAGACAGCAAGGTCCACCTGCCGCTAGTGAGCCGCATCAACGGCCGGGATTTCGGCCATCCCAACGCTGGCGTCGACATGACCTTCAGCTTCGCGCAGCTGATCGCGCACGTGACGAAAACGCGCCGGCTCGTGACGGGCAGCATCGTGGGCTCGGGTACGGTCTCGAACTACGACCGCAGCCTGGGCGCAAGCTGTCTCGCGGAGAAACGCATGCTGGAACAGCTCGAACATGGCGCGCCGCGCACGCCGTTCCTGCAGTTCGGCGATCGCGTGTCCATCGAAATGACCGGCGCCGACAACCAAAACATCTTCGGCACACTCGACAATCGCGTGGTGAAAGCAGTTTCCTGACACTGATTCAGGCGATCGCGACGTCGACCAGCTCCGGCTTCAACACCCTCAGCAGATCCTGCGCCGACATCCCGACCAGGAAGCCGCGCGCGCCTCCGTTGATGTAGATACGCGGCAGATCGCCGATCGATCTCTCGCAGTAGATGGGCATGGCGCGTTTGAGTCCGAACGGCGAGGTGCCACCGACCTGGTAGCCGGAGTGCCGGTCCGCCACCTCGGGAGCGCACGGCGCCACGCTCTTGTGCTTGAGTTGCCGCGCGAGATTCTTCGCCGACACCTCGCGATCGCCGTGCATGAGGATGCACAGCGGCTTCCTCGCGTCGTCTTCGAAGATCAGCGTCTTCACGACCACGTGTTCGTCGACGCCGAGATGCAGCGCCGACGCAGCCGTGCCACCGCGCGCCTCCCACACATACAGGTGCGGCGTGAATTCCACCTTGTGCTGCCGCAACACGCGGATCGCCATCGTGACGGGGTAGTCAGTCGCCATGCATCATTCAGCGCAGACCGGACTGCCACGATCGAAGACGATCCGCCATTCGCCACCGGCCTCGCGGCGCCAGATGGACGTGAAGGTGGCGATGCGTTTGCCCTCTGGGCTCAACACCGGACCGCTGCTGAGCGCGAGTGTGCCGCCCTCCTGCACTTCGACGATCTCCGGGGTCCACGAGAAAGGCGCTGTCGGCGCATCGAAGTATTTCTGCCAGCGCGTAAGCACCTGCTACGGCCCGCGCAGCGTCGTGTCGGCGAGCCAGATGACGTCGGGCGCGATCATGCGCGTGAAGGCCTTCACGTCGCGGTCCGCCAGTGTCTTCGCGAACGCAATCTCCGTGGCGCGCACCTGCCCGGTGAGCTCGGCAAGATTTTCGCCGGCATCCGCGCGCGCAACCGCCAGCAACAACAGGACAATCGATAGCGTTTTCATGGGCGCCTCCTTACGCCACGAATAATACCTTTGGGGTAGAAGTCGTCCCCACGGCTCGCCGTACAATGCGCACCTCTCATCAATGGAGCCGCCCTAATGGGTGAATTCACGACCCTCATGGCCCGCGACGGTCATGAATTCAACGCCTGGCTCGCGGCGCCTCCGGGTGCGGCGCGCGGCGCAGTCGTGATCGCCCAGGAGATCTTCGGCGTGAACCGCCACATCCGCGGTGTGGCCGACAGCTACGCCGCTGCGGGCTTCGTCACCATCGCGCCTTGTTTGTACGACCGCGTCCGCCGCGGCATCGACCTCGGTTATTCCGAGAAGGAAG
This sequence is a window from Pseudomonadota bacterium. Protein-coding genes within it:
- a CDS encoding fumarylacetoacetate hydrolase family protein encodes the protein MKLASLRHGGRDGRLVVVSRDLTRCLPVPGIAPTLQAALDDWQALAPRLAARAAVLESQPGNADVMPFDPAQCAAPLPRAYHWVDGSAYVNHVELVRKARGAEMPATFWTDPLVYQGGSDDLLGARDDVPFGDAAWGIDLEAEIAVITDDVPMGTDARAAASHIKLLALVNDWSLRNLIPGELAKGFGFYQSKPATAFSPVAVTPDELGDAWKDSKVHLPLVSRINGRDFGHPNAGVDMTFSFAQLIAHVTKTRRLVTGSIVGSGTVSNYDRSLGASCLAEKRMLEQLEHGAPRTPFLQFGDRVSIEMTGADNQNIFGTLDNRVVKAVS
- a CDS encoding aminoacyl-tRNA deacylase, producing MATDYPVTMAIRVLRQHKVEFTPHLYVWEARGGTAASALHLGVDEHVVVKTLIFEDDARKPLCILMHGDREVSAKNLARQLKHKSVAPCAPEVADRHSGYQVGGTSPFGLKRAMPIYCERSIGDLPRIYINGGARGFLVGMSAQDLLRVLKPELVDVAIA